The Trichoderma breve strain T069 chromosome 2, whole genome shotgun sequence DNA segment AGGGGAGCTACCAAGATcatctatatatatatattgaCCTTTAGATTAACCTGTCAATCAATCCCGCTCAGCTCTCCACTCCCCGCTCTCTTCTCCGTGACTCGCCGTTGGACATTTCGTTCAGCTCAACTGAGTCGGTTCAACTAATGCAACGCTTGTCGCTGGTGCTTATGATATCAAACTTATATAAAACAACGGACATGAATAACTCGAAATGACCAGTCACggctctttgctttttaaTGGTGTGTTTGCACGAACTGCTTCTGGGGAGTGGAGACCGGAAATAGGTCCATTGGCAGGGgtcttttgcctctctttcGCTGGCAATTTTTCGCGGGCTCGTGATGAAGGACTAAGCAAAGCTGCGCCCGCTCTAATCATATTAATGCGAGCGGTAGCCTTATGGGTGGGCTCGATAAGGGCGCCTGTGTGGATTGAAATTTGGGGGCTTTGGCAATGAATGGGATATGATTGACCGTTGGGCCTGGGCCAAGGTACGAAGTTGCGAAGAGTGGAGGAATTCATTTTTCCACGAAAGACTAGTAGAGGGCATCGTTCGGAGTTGTCAGTGGAGCTTGAATCCGAATAGCGTGATAATAGCCTACCGGCCGGTTATCCGTATTGACCTCATACGAGCAATTCTTCGCCCCCatggaggagaagactgCATTGTTAGTCTGCATAATCGAAACCAGATTGCGTATGCAAATCGATTAAGCAAAACACACTCCGTTGTATGACGGAACCCATTTGCAGATAATTTGTCTCGTTGCGGATTCAACATACGGATGCTCCAGCCCCAGGGTTTGCTGTTGTAGTTTACACACATTGGACAGACATGTTCCATTCATCCGTGGATACATCCGCGGAGAAATGGTCGAGTCAATTTATGCTCGTTTCACCTTGCTGAGCTGTtgtaaaataaaacaaatcGTGGCAGTGAGCGAGTGAACTATCGCAGCTACCAATATGTTACCTTTATTGGTACTATGCCTCTCTTGAATTATCTGGGTTATATGTTCCATAGACATTCGGAATTGAGCATGACGTTATCACATCTTCTATTTACCCTCGAACGTCGCCCAATGTCCCCCATCCTTGCACAAATATACATATCCATCACGCCACTCCGGAACATGAGCCGTCTCGGATCTAACCGCCGTCAAGAGTTTAATCCCTAGTTCCCGTAATGCCATGTATTTCGGACTCAGACCGTTCCGAGACGGCCGAGTTTCAAGCACCTCATTCGCATAAAGCGAAAACGCCCCCCTATCCATACAACAAAGTCAAATCTGCTAAATATTTCATGCCGCCTTCACCCATGTCAGGCTGAAGACTTCAGTGCCTGCTCTCGAGATGCCAACTTCCACAGCTCCGCTCTCACTCTTGACGCTAGTTCGtatcttctctcccttcctCTCCAAGACAATCTTGTTCCCAGAGGTTTCGGACAGCTTGTAGAAGCGTCTTCCGAACTTGCTGAGGAATccctcgagcttctcctgAGTGACATCCTCTTCGCTAATGACGCCGCGCTCGATACCTTCTTCCAGCGCCAGGAGCACGAGCTGGGCTACGTATGGCTGCGTAAAGACACCAGCCGGCGCCTTGCCCTCGGCAGCCGTAGTCTTGGAAGTAAGCGGATGGGGGGCGCTGTCACTTCCACTATGAAGTTGCACGTTAGTCAAATCACACAATGGTGATGAATAGACATAAGGTAACGCAAATGCGGCGGAATAACTTACAAGAAGAATTTGGGGTTGCCGCTGACGACAGCCTTTAGCAGAGCATCCCTGTCAGTGGGTTTCTTGGGGATAGGCTTGCAGAATGCAAAAGGGTCGCAGCAGGCATCAGCTTCTGTCAGGTAAAGGTGATGGGCCGTAATGGTCGCTGAGTTGTAAATGCAATCAGCAAGAATCTTTGGGAAAGGGGGCCAAATGGTTTCCAGGGGTCAAGGAATACCTCCAACGTTAGGTCCGCAGGCCTTGACTGCTTCCACTGCCGCAGCCGTAGTGCAGTGCTCCAGCTGTGAGGTTTTACAACTATTAGCATCTTGCCAAGATGATAAGGACTTCGAGTGGAGTTATGCATACCACAATACGCAGGTTCGGAAATCTCTCGTGGAGCTTCTTGAGAGTGGGAAGGAAAGCCTCTTCTAGCGTTGTGCCTTCTGGAGCAAAGGCTTCGAGGACCTCTCCATGTAGGTTGAGCACGATATCATGCTTCTCCATGCTAGCAAAAGTGTCATAGAATGCCTCGATGTTGGCCACCCCATGCTCAGAGTTTGTGGTCGCTCCTGGGTTGAATTAGTGCTTTGCATCTTGAGTCGTAACAACACAAATCACTTACCCTGAGGATATAGCTTGACACCAGAGACTCctgcctctgctgcctttTCTATGGTTTCTGGTGTAACTGATGGGTGAAGCTAGATCCGTCTTAGGTGTTTGTCTACATATATACGCTTGGATATGTAGACCCAACTTACGTAGAGGGACATGAGGAAATGGACATTGGGCGCGGCAGCACGGAGCTTGCCTTGGTATTCAAGAACCTCGATGAGAATTAGCCATATGTAAAGGTGGTTGCAAGCCATGCATGGCAACATACTTGGTCCACGGTTGTCAAAGGGGGCACCTATAAATCTGTCAGCCCATGTAATGAAATGATACGCCATGAGTGAGAGAATTCCGTCGAGAAGCATATGAGCCAATGTTGTATTAAAATCAAAGCTACTGCAATCATATCACATACAAGATTTGGCATGCTATATATATCCCATGTCAGCTACGCCTAAAGACCCTCATTTTCAGGTTAATCACAGGGAGAATCAACATACACAAAGGCCGTATCAACTCCTCCTTGCTCAACCGTCGGCACCACGAcgtccatcatctcgcccTGGCGCAAATGGACGTGCATGTCCGCCGCAGccggcagctccagcttctgAATTGTCTTGAGTTGCATTTTTTCTCGTTTTTATGGTGATTCTTATTAAGCAGAAAGAACTGTGTTGAATCAGGTATGTTTAAAGAGGTGCAATGACGATGACTTGCGTCTAAGCACCCCGCCACCAGGAAAGAGTTTTACGACCGACTGTGGCATAGGTACGTGCAACTTCTGCTGTAGTGGCCATAGGATTTATAAAGCCTTTGACATTAGCTCCATTTCGATCATCGAGCGCCCTTATAGCTCAGGGGTAGAGCGTTGCACTCGTAATGCAAAGGTCCATAGTTCAAATCTGTGTGGGGGcagttctttttttgcatttttttccttccatCTAAGCATGTAAAATGATGGATATGAGACAGGTTGGTTCTCTATGGCCATCTGTTATATGTTTCGTGTTGTAAACCGTCGTTAAATTCGTGTTGATATCTGTGTTTATTGGTACCATGTAATGCTGCTAGTAATTCTGATTTTTTGCGGATGGAGCTCTCAGCAGCTTTTGGAGCAGCTACTGGAAGgtccattgatccattgaaTGCTTCCTCCACATCGCCCCACTTACCAATGCCGCGCCTTGATTGATGCCCAGACGCGATCTGAAATTCTTTTGTGGAGGgacttgatgctgctgaatcTGCGCCTGAAGCTCAAAGGAAATCACAAGTAGAAGCCAAGATGCTCGTCGGAATATGTGGCAGTACGTTATCCGCATGTGCACAGTGTTTCGTACAGGGCTTCAAACGAGATATAGCGGGCTAACCTGACATGCAGGCATCTGCTCGGGCAAGAAGACTGTGGCCCAGTATCTGGTTGAGCATCACGGCTTCAAGCACCTCTACCTGCAACCCCCTGCGTCGGTCTCAGACCAGGACGCTACGGACAAGACATCTTCGTCCCCTGACAGCGGCAGTGCGGCCTTTGCTGGGGTAACCGCCGCGGTTAATGGTACCAAGCCATGGCCTGAGACCTCCTCGTCTTATGTCTTTGCTACGGCTGAGGACTTGTTGGATTTTGTAACTCGACGATGGCGCAGCCGCTTTGTGACGACGGACATCCCCACGGAGAAGGTGCTTGACGTCTTCATCCGACGGCcattcttcttgctcatctccatcgacgCTCCGCTCACCGTGCGTTGGCGTCGTTTCCAGCAGCGCTCTAAGAACCCGGATCAATCTACCATCTCCCTTGAGGAGTTTGTCACCCAAAATGACTTGCATTTGTACGATCCTCACACCGGCCTGCAGCCGCTCATATCGCGGGCCACCGTTAGACTACTCAATACCTCATCCTCGCTAGCTCATCTCTATGCGACTCTGGGGAAACTCGATATTCCCAATCCCGACCGTATGAGGCCGGGCTGGGATACGTACTTTATGGCACTGGCATCTCTGGCCGCACAGCGGTCGAATTGCATGAAACGCCGTGTAGGCTGCGTCCTAGTCGGGCGAGAACGGCGAGTCATCAGCACAGGCTACAACGGCACCCCCCGCGGCTTGCGAAACTGCGCAGAGGGTGGCTGTCCTCGATGTAACGAGGGGAGCAGCTCTGGGGTCGGACTGGCCACGTGTTTGTGCATACACGCCGAGGAGAATGCGCTTCTAGAGGCCGGGAGGGAGCGTATCCGGGAGGGCTCCGTGCTGTACTGCGATACGTGTCCGTGCTTGACATGCAGCATCAAGATCTGCCAGGTCGGCATCGCAGAGGTGGTTTACGCCCATGGATACAGCATGGATACTGAGACGGCGGAGGTGTTTAGACAGGCGGGCGTCAAGCTACGTCAATTCATTCCGGTGAGTGAGCAGATGATATACCCGTATGCTAGTAGCAATTGCTGATACAAGGAACAGCCTCCGAACGGCCTGATTCACCTAGAGAAGATGGAACTGTATTGATTTGCACATATACAGCGCGACATATGGGACATGAAAGCGTTCTCACGTAGACTAGCAAACGACTTTGATTATGGCAGACAGCAGCTGTGCATACCTCCCATTAGGTACTCTAGTATTTATGACGTACATGTTCTTCAGTCAATCTCCAAACTTCATCATGACGTGCAGATGCCCTTGTCCAGATTCCGGGTTTTAATCGGTAGATCGATGTAATTTAATCGGCGGTTTGATCGCCAGAACACGTTTCGGATCGATGGACCAGCTGCAGAACACTGATGAACACGGGAAGTGGCTACAagcatccagcatcccagaCTCTTGGATGCACGTCCATTATGGGGTAGGAGAGCGTCATATTTCTTAGGACATATGAGTCAGCCTTGGTTAGAGATTGTAACCTACAGTAAGAGAACTGTTTCATTTTTCTTGCAGTTACTGGCATTCTCATGGCACCTCAAGATATGAATCATCGAGTTCATGGTTTCATATGGGCTGCGACAAGCTGAAGACGCTCGTCATCCAAGAGCAGCCGCTCCACTAGTATGATGCAATGTCCAGAGTCTAGTCTTGGAATTCAATCAACGAGATTATAATGATCCATAGAACTCATTTCGGTTTTCTAAATAAAATCTGGCGCTGACTTGAAAAAGGTTCGATATTCATTTTCCTCGATCATTGTAGGGTAGACTTCAAACTTGCAACCAATGCCCGTTGCCCGGTACCTGCAGGTGGCTCCACAAAATGCTCCAGAGCTTGAGCCAGTAAACCCAAACCCCACGATCGTCTGATGTCTCTCATTATCAGGAGCCAAAGTGTACATTAAAAACATCAAAAGATATACATGAATGTGCATTATGTAAGGCAGGAAAGCTAAGTTTCTGTTCAATCAAGCTCCGTTGGACTTTTTCTTGGTAGTTCTGGACCAAGCCGAGTGTTTGTGATATCAAGGTCTGCCCTGCAGCTTCGATGTGTGCAAGACCTTGTCTGGCAAGTACAAGACTGCGCTCCCGCAACTCGATGCAACGAGCCTACTCTGCTGGTATGAGCACAGCCCGGATACATTCAAAGTTCCCACATCTGGCAAGGGAGAGACCGGTTGTCATGGACTAGCTACTCCAGTTACTCCACTCGCTGGTCACGCATCTGGAGGCTATCTCGGTGCCTTGCTACAGTACGAAGCACATCTTTTGGTTGCCTAAAGATGTGATGACGGCAATAGACACCAAAGCACGGAACACCACATGCAGCTGCCTAAGAAAGTTATTAGTAAATGAATATGAGAACATTCCAGGCCATGACTCGCAGGCCGTGAccaaagaagctgagcagagGTATTGGGGAAAGCAGGCTGAGGATGGAGGTGCGCTGCTTGAGATGTCGGCGGTACGGGTCCGGAATGGCGAGCCGGGAAGCGAAATGACCATGaaagctaaaaaaaaaggggggaggcCTAATCCTTCACAGAGCTGACAGTCCGGAGGAATACAGGTTCAAAGGGATGTGACTGTGTAAATGGGCTAGAGCAATGCCACCGCTTTAGCTTCCTCTATGGCGGAGGgaagaccaaaaaaaataGGGGCAGCTTTTGGATTTGAGCGTAGTATGGAGCACATTTGAACAAGGTTTACCCAGGTTCAAAAATGGGTGGCTGTTTTGACCATCTAAACGCGTCGTGACAAGATATCAAAACAGTGGCGACAAAACTCCAAGGCTGTAAACAATGgccttgtttgttttgatCGATGAGCGAGTCATCACCCACCGCACCGGCAATGACGCCTACCTAGTCAATTGAAAAAAACTGGGAAGAGAGGTTGGGTTGAAGAGAGACATGAGTTAAAAATGGCGACCTTGTCAcatatactcgtacgagtagtCGGCGCTGTCTCTGACATGGCGGCTGAGCGGGCGGCATCTCTCAGACCATTGACCATTCATTCTTGACACTTTTGGCCTCGATGAGCTTGTCTGAGGTGCATTGACGCGTGCTACCCGCATGCTGCATGAACCCTGACGTCTGGGGAACAAGTGGCGAAGGcgagggaaagaaaaaagctaAACCATGAAACCCGAAACATGCAGGGAGAAACATACGGTTGGGTCAATCTTTGCCACTGCTCGTCCGATCCATGT contains these protein-coding regions:
- a CDS encoding cytidine and deoxycytidylate deaminase zinc-binding region domain-containing protein, producing MLVGICGSICSGKKTVAQYLVEHHGFKHLYLQPPASVSDQDATDKTSSSPDSGSAAFAGVTAAVNGTKPWPETSSSYVFATAEDLLDFVTRRWRSRFVTTDIPTEKVLDVFIRRPFFLLISIDAPLTVRWRRFQQRSKNPDQSTISLEEFVTQNDLHLYDPHTGLQPLISRATVRLLNTSSSLAHLYATLGKLDIPNPDRMRPGWDTYFMALASLAAQRSNCMKRRVGCVLVGRERRVISTGYNGTPRGLRNCAEGGCPRCNEGSSSGVGLATCLCIHAEENALLEAGRERIREGSVLYCDTCPCLTCSIKICQVGIAEVVYAHGYSMDTETAEVFRQAGVKLRQFIPPPNGLIHLEKMELY
- a CDS encoding amidohydrolase domain-containing protein; its protein translation is MQLKTIQKLELPAAADMHVHLRQGEMMDVVVPTVEQGGVDTAFVMPNLVPPLTTVDQVLEYQGKLRAAAPNVHFLMSLYLHPSVTPETIEKAAEAGVSGVKLYPQGATTNSEHGVANIEAFYDTFASMEKHDIVLNLHGEVLEAFAPEGTTLEEAFLPTLKKLHERFPNLRIVLEHCTTAAAVEAVKACGPNVGATITAHHLYLTEADACCDPFAFCKPIPKKPTDRDALLKAVVSGNPKFFFGSDSAPHPLTSKTTAAEGKAPAGVFTQPYVAQLVLLALEEGIERGVISEEDVTQEKLEGFLSKFGRRFYKLSETSGNKIVLERKGEKIRTSVKSESGAVEVGISRAGTEVFSLTWVKAA